The Syngnathus typhle isolate RoL2023-S1 ecotype Sweden linkage group LG1, RoL_Styp_1.0, whole genome shotgun sequence genome includes a window with the following:
- the LOC133151416 gene encoding uncharacterized protein LOC133151416 isoform X2 — MRVLKAPLTTDHRLYLAPDEHQEFLLRCTCGRSGKMTAIFPITLLIGLMFASVCGLDVNVTRDSYWARENDNITLGWKFTSHPNMSLTLLRIRCEFFREGEVTVLFQLQDSVVVHLVGRVRCDWDALGRGQISLQLSSLRMEDSGVYRCQVNTSNHVDSGKYHVMVTASPVDGTQARPSTGKALILKGLLLIGAAAAAAAAAIAAGYLFSLMQL, encoded by the exons ACTCACCACAGACCACAGATTGTATCTCGCCCCGGATGAGCATCAAGAATTTTTACTCCGATGTACTTGTGGCCGCTCCGGGAAGATGACGGCGATTTTCCCGATAACTCTGCTCATCGGCCTGATGTTTGCCAGCGTTT GTGGATTAGACGTGAACGTGACTCGGGACTCCTACTGGGCGCGAGAGAATGACAACATAACCCTGGGTTGGAAGTTCACCAGCCATCCCAACATGTCCCTCACCTTGCTTCGGATCCGCTGCGAGTTCTTCAGGGAGGGTGAGGTCACCGTCCTCTTTCAACTACAGGACAGCGTGGTGGTTCATTTGGTAGGACGGGTGCGGTGCGACTGGGATGCTCTGGGAAGGGGACAAATAAGTCTGCAACTGTCCAGCCTGCGAATGGAAGACTCGGGCGTGTACCGGTGTCAAGTCAACACCAGCAATCATGTGGACTCTGGAAAATATCACGTCATGGTCACAG CTAGTCCTGTCGACGGGACGCAGGCGAGACCGTCGACGGGCAAAGCGCTCATCCTCAAGGGACTTCTCCTGattggggcggcggcggcggccgctgcGGCAGCCATTGCCGCAGGCTACCTATTCTCACTGATGCagctttga
- the LOC133151416 gene encoding uncharacterized protein LOC133151416 isoform X1 has protein sequence MYNRSDLKALETELLWRQALTTDHRLYLAPDEHQEFLLRCTCGRSGKMTAIFPITLLIGLMFASVCGLDVNVTRDSYWARENDNITLGWKFTSHPNMSLTLLRIRCEFFREGEVTVLFQLQDSVVVHLVGRVRCDWDALGRGQISLQLSSLRMEDSGVYRCQVNTSNHVDSGKYHVMVTASPVDGTQARPSTGKALILKGLLLIGAAAAAAAAAIAAGYLFSLMQL, from the exons ACTCACCACAGACCACAGATTGTATCTCGCCCCGGATGAGCATCAAGAATTTTTACTCCGATGTACTTGTGGCCGCTCCGGGAAGATGACGGCGATTTTCCCGATAACTCTGCTCATCGGCCTGATGTTTGCCAGCGTTT GTGGATTAGACGTGAACGTGACTCGGGACTCCTACTGGGCGCGAGAGAATGACAACATAACCCTGGGTTGGAAGTTCACCAGCCATCCCAACATGTCCCTCACCTTGCTTCGGATCCGCTGCGAGTTCTTCAGGGAGGGTGAGGTCACCGTCCTCTTTCAACTACAGGACAGCGTGGTGGTTCATTTGGTAGGACGGGTGCGGTGCGACTGGGATGCTCTGGGAAGGGGACAAATAAGTCTGCAACTGTCCAGCCTGCGAATGGAAGACTCGGGCGTGTACCGGTGTCAAGTCAACACCAGCAATCATGTGGACTCTGGAAAATATCACGTCATGGTCACAG CTAGTCCTGTCGACGGGACGCAGGCGAGACCGTCGACGGGCAAAGCGCTCATCCTCAAGGGACTTCTCCTGattggggcggcggcggcggccgctgcGGCAGCCATTGCCGCAGGCTACCTATTCTCACTGATGCagctttga